A genomic window from Chrysoperla carnea chromosome 3, inChrCarn1.1, whole genome shotgun sequence includes:
- the LOC123296058 gene encoding uncharacterized protein LOC123296058 — protein MPIVTRSGEIINSADQLEEHLQMLNIQLQEKVSALKYECQELQEQIDEYLKRREIIKKEISDRIDDKTIHPMEKSDEDNIVTEADLTYEEMQKWINEFKNKYNLSLINLESESNQDKDNELIHLQRNDEGVNKAESYKSYIRVCNSINCDYKMAPSSLDLDFLKNESKSTVMREVAL, from the exons ATGCCAATTGTTACAAGAAGTGGTGAGATAATCAATTCAGCGGATCAACTTGAAGAACATTTACAGATGTTAAACATTCAGTTACAAGAAAAAGTATCAGcattaa AATATGAATGTCAAGAATTACAAGaacaaattgatgaatatttaaagcgacgtgaaataattaaaaaagaaatatccgaTCGTATTGATGACAAAACAATACATCCAATGGAAAAGTCGGATGAGGATAATATTGTAACGGAAGCTGATTTAACATATGAAGAAATGCAGAAGtggataaatgaatttaaaaataaatataatttgtcgTTGATTAATTTAGAAAGTGAAAGTAATCAAG ataaagaTAATGAACTTATACACCTACAAAGAAACGACGAGGGAGTAAATAAGGCAGAATCGTATAAGTCATACATCAGAGTTTGTAATTCAATTAATTGTGACTATAAAATG gcACCATCGTCACTGGACttggattttttgaaaaatgaatcaaaaagcACGGTTATGCGTGAAGTAGCATTatag